The DNA segment ACACCGCCAATGTCGATCCGGAGATCGCCACCATCGCCGGGCCGCAGCTGGTGGTGCCGGTGATGAACGGACGCTTCGCCCTGAACGCCGCCAATGCCCGCTGGGGCAGCCTGTACGACGCGCTGTACGGCACCGACGCGATCCCGCAGACCGGCGACCTTGCGCCCGGCGCCGGCTTCAACCGCAAGCGCGGCCAGGCGGTGATCGCCGAGGCGGCGCGGCTGCTGGACACCGCCATCCCGCTCGCCGCCGGCCGCCACGGCCAGGTCGCGGAATACCGCCTGGCCGGCGCGGCGCTGGAGATCGCGCTCGCCGACGGGTCGACCACCACCCTCGCGCATCCGGAGCAGTTCGTCGGCCATGCCGGCGAGGACGGGACGCGCCGCCTGCTGTTCCGAAACCACAACCTGCATGTCGAGCTGCAGATCGACCGGTCGCACCCGATCGGCGCCGACAACCCGTCGGGTGTCAAGGACGTGGTGCTGGAGGCGGCGATCACCACCATCCAGGACTGCGAGGATTCGGTCGCGGCGGTCGACGCCGAGGACAAGGTCGCGGTCTACCGCAACTGGCTGGGGCTGATGAAGGGCGACCTGGCCGAGACCTTCGTCAAGGCCGGCAGGACGATGACCCGCCGGCTGGCGGAGGACCGCACCTACACCGCCGTTGGCGGCGGTACCCTGACCCTGCCCGGCCGGAGTCTCATGCTGGTCCGCAATGTCGGCCATCTGATGACCACAGACGCGGTGCTGGACCAGGACGGCAACGAGGTGCCGGAAGGCTTCCTCGACGCCATGGTCACCTCGCTCTGCGCCGTCCACGACCTGAAGAAGACCGAAGGGCCGCGCAACAGCCGGACCGGCAGCGTCTACATCGTCAAGCCGAAGATGCACGGGCCGGACGAGGCGGCGCTGACCGACGCGCTGTTCGCCCGGGTCGAGGACGCGCTGGGCCTGCCGCGCCACACGCTGAAGGTCGGCGTGATGGACGAGGAGCGGCGGACCACCGTCAACCTGAAGGAGTGCATGCGCGCGGTGCGGCACCGGCTGGTGTTCATCAACACCGGCTTCCTGGACCGGACGGGCGACGAGATCCACACCAGCATGCTGGCCGGGCCGGTGCTGCCGAAAGGCGACATCAAGGACGCCGTCTGGCTGGCCGCCTATGAAGACAACAATGTCGACCAGGGGCTGGCGGCCGGGCTGAAGGGCCGGGCGCAGATCGGCAAGGGCATGTGGGCCAAGCCCGACGCCATGGCCGAGATGCTCGCCGCCAAGATCGGCCATCCCCGCGCCGGGGCCAGCACCGCCTGGGTGCCGTCGCCGACCGCGGCCGTTCTGCACGCGACGCACTACCACGCGGTCGACGTCGCGGCGCGGCAGGAGGAGCTGAAGTCCCGGCCGAAGGCGAAGCTGGACGCGATCCTGACCCCGCCGCTGCTCGGCGGCCGCAACCTGGCGGCGGAGCAGGTGCAGCGCGAGCTGGACAACAACGCCCAGGGCATCCTGGGCTATGTCGTGCGCTGGATCGACCAGGGCATCGGCTGCTCCAAGGTGCCGGACATCAACGATGTCGGGCTGATGGAGGACCGCGCCACGCTGCGCATCTCGTCCCAGCACATCGCCAACTGGCTGAAGCACGGGCTGTGCACGGAGGAGCAGGTGCGGGAGACGATGCGGCGCATGGCGGCGGTGGTCGACGGCCAGAACGCCGGCGACCCGCTGTACCGGCCGATGGCGCCGGATTTCGACCGCAGCATCGCCTTCCAGGCGGCGCTGGACTTGGTGCTGCTGGGCCTCGACCAGCCCAACGGCTACACCGAGCCGATCCTGCACCGCCGCCGCCGCGAGGCCAAGGCCGCCGCGGCGGGCTGAGCGCAGGGCACCGGCGGCGAGACAGCTGTTTGGGGCGCCTCGCCGCCGGCTCCCGATCTCGTGCCCGAGACCAGTTCCGCTGCTCAGGTGGGGTTCGACAGCGGCGACTCCAGACAATGCCCGACACCCGGCCGCGCGTCAGTTCGGCCGATCGGATGCTCCCCAGGGCCGCTGATGCACCCTGTGGAGGATCCGGCCCCCGGCCGCTTCCGACCGAATTCATAAATCCGTTTGACGAATTCCGGCGCCGGGATCACGCTTCGGGTCGGGAGGCTGCATGGCGACGCGGCTGAAGGGCACGAACCAGGATCTCGGACGGCCGTACAACCGGCGCATCGTGTTGGAGGCGGTGCGCCTGCACGGGCCGATTTCGCGCGCCGAGATCGCCCGGCTGGTGGCGCTGAGCCCGCAGACCATCACCAACATCATCCGCGAATTCGAGGAGATGGGCCTGCTGACCGCCCGGCGCGAGACGCCGAAAGGTCCGGGCCAGCCGGCGATCGAGCTGGCGATCGACCCGGACGGCGGCTTCGCCGTCGGGCTGCAGCTGATGCGGGACCGCCTGCGCGGCCTGCTGCTGGACCTGACCGGCGCCGTGCGCGACCACGCCCAGACATCCCTGCCCGCCGCGACCCCCGACACCGCGCTGCCGGCCATGGCAGACATGGTGGCGCGGCTGCGCGCGGCGGCGCCGGGCCGGGTGCTGGGCGTCGGCCTCGCCATGCCCGGGCCCTTCGATGTCGAGGCGATGAGCTTCGTCGGCCCCACCACCCTGTCCGGCTGGGCCGGCGTGAAGGTGGCGGAGCGGCTGCGGCAGGTGACCGGCCTGCCCGCCTTCGTCGGCGGCGACGCACCGGCCGCGGCACTGAGCGAGGCGATGTTCGGCCTGGGCCGCAGCCTGCGCGATGTCTTCTACATCCATTTCGGCTTCGGCCTGGGCGGCGGGCTGGTGGTCGACGGCCAGGTGCACCAGGGCGCCTGGGGCAATGCCGGCGAGTTCGGCCACATGCCGGTGGTGCCGGGCGGCCGCGCCTGCAGCTGCGGCAACGAGGGCTGCCTCGAGACCTATGTCTCGGTGCACGCGCTGCGCACCGCCTTGGCCGAAGCCGGGGTGGCGCTGGACCTGGCCGATCCCGCGGCGGCCGACCATCCCGCCGTCGCCGCCTGGATCGAGACCGCGGTGCCGCCGCTGCGCCGCGCCATCTGCAGCATCGAGAACCTGCTGGACCCGGCCTGCGTCGTGCTGGGCGGGGAGATGCCGGAGGCCATCCTGCACCGGCTCGCCGGGCGGCTGGACCCGCTGCTGCCCTCCGTCAGCCGGCGCAGCGACCGCACCCATCCGCGCCTCGCCTTGTCCGCGATCGGCGCCGACAACGCGCTGGTCGGGGCCGCGGTGCTGGCCATCTCCGGCCTGCTGTCGCCGCGCTCCGGCCTGCTGTTCGCCGAGGCCGGGCCGGCGCCGCCGCCGGCCCGGCTTGCCACCGCCATCGCCACGGAGGGACGGGCATGACCGATACCGCCCAGATCGCAACCGGAGACCGGGAGCTGCTGCGGCTGGAGCACATCCAGATGCGCTTCGGCGCGGTCACGGCGCTGGCCGATGTCAGCTTCACCGCCCGCGCCGGCGAGGTGCTGGCCCTTCTGGGCGACAATGGCGCCGGCAAGTCGACCCTGATCAAGATCATCTCCGGCGGGCTGCAGCCGACCGCGGGCCGCGTGGTCTTCGACGGCGAGGAATGCCGCTTCGCCAGCCCGGCCGATTCCAAGGCGCGCGGCATCGAGACGGTCTACCAGGACCTGTCGCTGTGCATGAATGTCGACGTCGTCGCCAATTTCTTCATGGGCCGCGAGCTGACCCGCAAGGTCCTGGGCATTCCGGTGCTGCGCGAGCGCGAGATGCAGGCGATCACCGAACGCGCGCTCGGCGCCGCCGGCACCCGCATCCCCTCGGTCCGCACCAATGTCGAGCACCTGTCCGGCGGCCAGCGCCAGGTGATCGAGCTGAGCCGCTTCGTCCATTGGGGCGGCAAGATGGTGATGCTGGACGAGCCCTTCGCGGCGCTCGGCGTCGAGCAGACCCGGCGGGGGCTGGAGATGATCGCGCGGGTGCGGGACCAGGGCGTCGCCGTGATCCTGATCACCCACAACATGACGCATGCCTTCCAGGTGGCGGACCGGATCGTGGTGCTGCGCCACGGCCGGGTGTCCGGCGACGTGGCGACGGCCGGGACCAGCCCCGAGGAGGTGGTGCGGATGATCACCGGCGACGTGACGCAGCGCGTCGCCTGAAGAAAACCGGAACAGAGGAGGCAGCATCATGCGGATTGCGCGACGGACCCTGGGGGCGGCCGCGATCGCCCTCGCGACCCTGGCGGCGGGCGGCGCCTTCGCCCAGGACAAGGGCAAGGTCTACTACCTGGTGCCGACGCTGCTGGACGAGTTCCAGACCGAATCGGTGGCGGTGATCACCAGCACGATGAAGCAGGTCGGCTACGAGACGGTGTCGCTGGACGCCCAGAACCGCACCGACCTGCAGCTGAACCAGATCGACGACGTGATCAAGCTGAAGCCGAAGGCGATCGTGCTGGCCGCGGTCGATTTCGATTCGGTGGTGCCGGGGGTGGAGCGGGCGCGGGCCGCCGGCATCCCGGTGCTGGTGTTCGATCGGCAGATCAAGAGCACCCCGTTCGACCTGACCTCGGTCGCCGGCACGGTCGAGATCGGCGAGATCGCGGCCGACCAGATCCAGGGCCTGCTGAAGGCGCGCCACGGATCGGTAAAGGGCAAGGTGCTGCAGATCCTGGGCGACCCGGGCGACAGCTACACGCTCGACATCCAGAAGGGCTTCGAGGCCAAGATGAAGGCCTTCCCGGATGTCAAGATCATCACCCAGGCAGCGCTGCAATGGGAGGCGACCAACGCCGGCAACATCGCCTCGGACCAACTGCTGACCAACCCGGACATCGACCTGGTCTTCGTCCATGCCGCGCATCTGGCGGTGCCGGTGGCCGCGATCCTGGAGGCCAAGGGCAAGAAGCCGGGCGACGTCATGCTGGTCAGCTCGAACGGCGCGCCGGTGGGCCTCGACCTGATCCGCAAGGGCTGGGAGCAGGTGGAGGTGGAGCAGCCGCTCTACGCGCAGGCCTATGGACTGGCGATGTTCATCGACAAGATCGTGGCCAAGGAGGAGCTGAAGCCCGGCACCTATGACGTGCTGGGGCTGAAATCCGAGCTGACGATCGAATCCTGGGGCCCGAACCTGAAGATCCCGGGCGCCGCGATCACCAAGGCCAATGTCGACGACCCGCGCTTCTGGGGCAACCTGAAGCCGCCGGCCACGCCGGTGCAGCCGGTGAAGTGAGACGGGCGAAAACCTTCGAGCGCCCCTCCCTCACCGTCATTGCGAGGAGGCGAAGCCGACGAAGCAATCCAGGGGCCGGCGCGTGCTGCCCTGGATTGCTTCCCCCGGCTCAAGGCCGGGGTCGCAATGACGGCGGAGGGAGTTGCGGCAGCCCCTTCCCTGAGGACCGATGATGGACCGCACCGTGGCCCAGTCCGCTTCCCCGACCGCCGGCCGGCGCGCCTGGATCGAGCCGGTGCTCGACAACCTGGTCTGGCTGATCCTGCTGGCCGTGCTGGCGATCTTCTCCCTCGCCATCCCCGGCTTCTTCCAGGCCGGGATCTTCACCAACATCCTGGAGCAGTCGACCTTCGTCGGCGTCCTCGCCGTCGGGCTGTCGCTGGTGATCATCGCCGGGCAGATGGATCTGTCGATCGAATCGACCATGGCGCTGGCGGCGATGGTCACGGCGCTGCTGTTCGGCACCGCCGGCGCCGGGCTGGGCTGGACGCTGGACCCGCCCTGGCTGGCGGTGCTGGTCACGCTGGTCGGCGCGGTCCTGGTGGGGTGCGTGGTCGGGCTGGTCAACGCCGTGCTGGTGGTGCGGTTCAGGATCAACGCCTTCATCGTCACCCTCGCCGGCTACATCGCCCTGCGCGGCGCGGTGGTGGCGTCGTCCGGCGGCCGGTCGGTCTTCGGCCTGCCGGCCGAGATCCGCGCCGTCTCGACCAGCAATCTCTTCGGCATTCCGGTGCCGGGGCTGATCCTGATCGCGGTGTTCGTCGTCTTCGGCTTCATGCTGCGGAAGACGCCGTTCGGCCGGCACCTCTATATGGTGGGCGGCAACCCGCAGGCGCCGTTCCGCGCCGGGATCAAGGTCGACCGGCTGGTGATGATCGCCTTCGTCCTGGCCGGCGGCCTCGCCGCCTTCGCCGGCTGGCTGCTGGCCGCCCGCACCGCCGGCGCCACCGCCAATCTCGGCGTCGGCATGCTGTTCCAGACCTTCGCCGCGGTGGTGATCGGCGGCGTCAGCCTGAAGGGCGGCATCGGCGGCCTGTCCGGCGTGTTCGCCGGCGTGCTGCTGCTGGCCGCGATCCAGACCGCGATCAACGTCATGGGCATGCCGCCGCACTACACCCAGGTGATCCAGGGCGTCCTCGTGCTGGCCGCAGTGCTGCTGGACACGCTGAAGACCTCGATCCGCAAGCGGTATCTGTAGCGCCGACGGCTCCGTCGCGCCTTTCAGGCCCCTTGCGGGACGGGCAAGGGGAGCCGAAAAGGGGTTCGACATGCGAATGCCGCAGCCATTGCCCGAGGCCAGCCGATGGACCGCACCGCGGCGCAGCCAGCGTCCCCGACCGCCGACCGGCGCGGTTCCGTCTGGGCCGGGCCGGTGCTCGACCACATCGTCTGGCTGATCCTCCTGGCCGTGCTGGCGGCGTTCTCGCTGACGATCCCCGGCTTCTTCCAGGCCGGCACCTTCACCGGCATCCTGCAGCAGTCGACCTTCGTCGGCATCCTCGCCGTCGGCCTGTCGCTGGTGATCATCGCCGGGCAGATGGACCTGTCGATCGAATCCGTGCTGGCGCTGTCGGCCATGACGACGGCTCTGCTCCTCGGCACCACGGGCCCCGGGCTGGGATGGGCGCCGGACCCGCCCTGGCTGGTGGTGCCGGTGACGCTGGCCGGCGCGATCCTGCTGGGCGGCCTGATCGGCCTGGTCAACGCGGCGCTCGTGGTGAGGTTCAAGGTCAACGCCTTCGTCGTCACCCTCGCCGCCTACGTCATTCTCTTCGGCGCGGCGGTGGCGTCTTCCGGAAACCGCGCGGTGTCCGGCCTGCCGGCCGAGCTGCGCGCCGTCGGCGCCGGCACGATCCTGGATGTTCCGGTGCCGACCTGGATCTTGGTCGCGGTGTTCGTGGCGTTCGGCCTCGTCCTGGCCAGGACCCCGTTCGGCCGGCGCCTGAGCATGACCGGCAGCCGGCCGGGACCGGCGCAGGACGGGGCCGGCCGGCTGGTGACGATCGCCTTCATGCTGTCCGGCGGCCTCGCCGCCTTCGCCGGCTGGCTGCTGGCCGCCGGCACCGCTCGCGTCACCCCCTATCTCGGCGTCGGCATGCTGTTCGAGACCTTCGCCGCGGTGGTGATCGGCGGCGTCAGCCTGAAGGGCGGCGCCGGCCGTCTCTCCGGCGTCTTTGCCGGCGTGCTGCTGCTGAGCGCGATCCACGCCGCGATCGACATCATGGGCATGCCGCCGCTCTACCTGCAGGTGATCCAGGGCGCCCTGGTGCTGACGGCGGTGCTGCTGGACACGCTGAAGGCCTCGATCCGGAAGCGGTATCCGTAGTCCGCTAAGAGACCGTTTGGAAATGCGCTGGTGTGAGTCGGCTGGCGGTGGTTTCGAGAACCGGCGCGCAGCGGACGTTTGGGTCCGTGAGCACCGGAAGCGCAGAAACCGGCGTCAGACGGCCGCACCAGTAGCATTTCCAAACGGTCTCTAAGCCGCAGCCCCCTCCAGCGCCGCCAGGAAGCGGCGCCGCCAATGGCCGATGTCGTTGCCGCGCAGCACCCGCATCAGCGCGGCGTGGCGCTCGCGCCGCTCCTCCACCGGCATGGTCAGGGCCCGCTCCAGCGCCTCGGCCACGCCCTCGACGTCGAAGGGGTTGACGATCAGCGCCGCGTCCAGCTCCTCCGCCGCGCCGGCGAATTCCGACAGCACCAGCACGCCCGGATCCTCCGGGTCCTGCGCCGCGACATACTCCTTGGCGACCAGGTTCATGCCGTCGCGCATCGGCGTCACCAGCCCGACCCGGGCCGAGCGGTAGAAGCCCAGCAGCGTCTTGCGCGGCACGCTCTTGTTCAGGTAGCGCAGCGGCACCCAGTCGATATCGGCGAACTCGCCGTTGATCGACCCGGCCAGGCTTTCCAGCTGGTGCCGGATCTCCTGGTACTCGGCGACGTCGCTGCGGGTGGGCGGCGCGATCTGCATGAACGACACCCGGCCGCGCCGGTCCGGCCAGCGTTCCAGGAGGGTGCGGAAGGCCTCGAAGCGCCGCGGCAGGCCCTTGGAGTAGTCGAGCCGGTCGACGCCGATGATCAGGTCGCGCCCGACCAGGCTGTCGCGCAGCCGGTGCGCCGACCGCATGTTCCAGGCGGCCGGGGCGTCGGCCGCGATCTCCTCGGTCTCGATCGAGATCGGGAACGCCTCGACCACGATCCGGCGGCCGTCGACCTCGACCCGCCCGTCGGTGGTCTCGCGCCAGTTGCGGTGCCAGGCGGCGAGCAGGGCGTCGCGGTCGCGCGTGGTGTGCAGCCCGACCACGTCATAGGCGGCGAGGTCCTGCAGCAGCGCCTGGTATGTCGGCAGGGTGCGCAGCACCTCGGGCGTCGGGAACGGCGTGTGCAGGAAGAAGCCGATCGGTGCCGTGACGCCGCGGTCGCGCAGCGCGCGGCCCAGCGGGATCAGCTGGTAGTCGTGCACCCAGATCTGGTCGCCGGGGCGCAGCAGCGGCAGCAGGGCGTCGGCGAACAGGCCGTTGACCCGGCGGTAGCCGTCCTCCGCCGCCCGGCTGTAATGGGTCAGCTGGATCCGGTAGTGGAAGATCGGCCACAGCGTCGAATTGGCATGGCCGTTGTAGTAGAGGTCGAAATCGGCCTGGGTCAGGTCCAGCATCGCATAGGTCAGCGGCCCGGCGCGCTTCAGCTTCGGCTGCGCCGTCGCCTCCGCCACCAGCTTGCCGCTCCAGCCCAGCCAGATGCCGCCGGTCTCCTTCAAGGCCGCGAGCACCGCGACGGCGAGGCCGCCCTGCGGCGCCTTGCCCTCTTCCACCGGGGCGATGCGGTTCGAGACCACGATCAGGCGGCCCATTCCGTTCCCTTCTCGTCAGCGGGAGGCGGCCAGGCGTGCGATCCAGGCGCGCATGGCCGCGGGATCAGGCAAACGCCGGTTCGCCACGGTCGGTTCCCTGTCGCCGACCTGGAGCGCGATGCCGCCCCGGCGCAGCGCCGCGGCGAAGGCGTCCTCGTCGGTAACGTCGTCGCCAGCGGCCAGCGGCCGGCGGCCGGCGAAGGGGGACAATTCCAGGAAGCGGTCGACCGCGGCGCCCTTGTCGACGCCGTCGGGCTTGAGCTCGACCACCATCTTGCCGGAAAGGGCATGCCAGCCCGGGGTTCCGGCCAGGAGCGCGTCGGCGAAGGCGATCACCTCCGGCCCGAGGGCCGGCGCCTGGCGGTAGTGGATCGCGACCGCCGCCCCCTTGGGCTCGACCCGTAGGCCGGGCTTTGCGGCGGCGAATCCGGCCAGGGACGAGGCCAGCCGGTCGAGCACCGCGCGGTCGACCGGGACGCGCTCGACCGGCCCGGCCGGCGTCGCGCGCCATTCCAGGCCATGCTGCCCGGCGGCGGGCAGGGAGAGCGGCGCGAACAGCCGGTCGAGATCGGCAATGGCCCGGCCGGAGACCAGGGCGAGGGCGCCGCCGACCCGGGCGGAGAGCCGCTCGAGATCGCCGATCAGGCCGGGCGGCACCACCACGTCCTCGGGCCGCTCCGCCAAGTCGATCAGACAGCCATCGACGTCGAGGAACAGGGCCATGCCGGAAATACTGTCGGCGAAGGCAGTCGAGTCGATGGTCTGCGGCGCCATGCGCGGTCACATCTCCATGTCAATTTTCCGTAAAGATTGCCGACCCGGAACGAAGCCGGACACGACAACAGACGCGCCGGCCGCCGGATCTGGCCGGCAGATCGGTGTGTCTATTGTCTGTTTTAAGGACGATAGCCGGCACTTGCAAGGGAACGGGCCGACAAGATGCGGATCGGCTTCACGTTCATCCCTGCGGATCCGATGTCGCGTGGCCCGCCAGCGCGCGCCGCACGGCGTCGGGCTCGCGTTCGATCACGCGCAGCAAGACCCGTGCCGGTCCTTCCGGCCGGCGGACGCGCTGCTCCCATTTCCTCAAAGTCGGCAGCGCGACGCCGAACGCGGCGGCGAAGGCCGGCTGGCTCATGCCGAGCCGGCGGCGCGCCGCCCGCACGTCGACGTCCGGAATCTCGACCGGCTCGTGAACGCGGCCGGCCGCCATGTCGCCCTTGACGATGGCGACGGCCTGCTCCAGTGAGGCCACCAATTCGTCGGCCAGATCGATCGCCTTACCCCTACGCTTTGTCATCGGTCGATTCTCCCATGCCCTCGGCGCTTCCGCGCCTCATCCTTCAACATCTCGACCAATCGGAGCATGACCCTGCGCTGCTCGGCAGACGGGTTGATCTGTTCGTTCTTGCCGTAGAGCAGCAGGGCCAGCACCGGCGTGTCGTCGTCCAGCAGATAATAGATCACCCGAAATGCGCCGCTCTTGCCCCGGCCCAAAGGCGCAAACCGCATCTTGCGAATGCCGCCGAGTCCCGGGATCAAGGCACCGGCCCGCGGAGTCAGGGCGAGGATCGTGATCAGATCGGCCCGGTCCTCGGGCGACAGCAGAGCGTCGGCACGACGAGTGAAGATCGGCGTTTCGACGACGCTGTGCATGCTTGGACAATAACCCATTGGGTTACTTTCGACAAGCACAACGGGAGAATGACCAAGGAAATCTCCAGGGGCGCCAGCCGTCAGGGATCGGCTCCGAAATGGCCCCGGAAGAAGGCGACGACATCGCTGTCGAGCTGCCGATGGAAGGCGGCCCGGTCGAAGCCGGGGGCATCGACGCACGCCCGCGCCCAGACCTTGGGATCCGCCAGCTCGAGGCGCGGATTGCAAGGCGCCAGGAAAGCATAGTGGCCGGCGCCCTCGACCCGATGATAGTCGGGCGGCACCGGCAGGGCCTGGCGCACGGGCGCGGCGTTCGTCGCCTCGGGCACCACCCTGTCGGCGGTCCCGGTCCAGAGCTGGACCGGCACGGCGACCGCGGCCAGCGCGGCCTTGTCGAAGGCGAAGCCCAGGCCCGGCGCCGCGATCACGGCGGCCCGGATGCGCAGATCATGGGTCCAGACGGGGGCGGGGCGCCCGGCCGGCCTCGTGCCGGAACTGTTCTTCTCTCCTGCGGCGCAGGCCGGCTCCTCAGGAACTTGCCGGCAGTGCTCGACCAGCAGCCGCAGATCCGGCGTGCCGCCGATCGCCACCAGGGCGGTGAAGCCGCCGGCCGAGAAGCCGAAGATGCCGATCCGCAAGGGATCGAGCCGGTCGTGCCCGGACCAGCCGGTGAGCATGGAGTCGAGCACCCGGCTGACATGGCGCGGCCGGTCCTGGTTCCGGCGCGCCGCCGGATAGCTGTTGTCCTTGCGGTTGTTGCCGGTGTGGGTGACCGCGACCGCCACGAAGCCGGCCTCGGCCAGGGTCTTGGCCAGGCCGGCATGGCTGCCGAGCGACCCACCGCTGCCATGGGAGATCACGACCAGCGGCAGCCGGTCGCCCAGGACCGGCGCGTCCAGCGCCAGCGCCTGGCCGAAGGGGGTGTTCGGCTGCTCCGGCACCGCCGCGTCGCTGGGGTACCAGATGCCGATGGCGAGCGGGCGGTCGTCCGGGTCGGGCGCGGTCGCTCGCTGGAAGCCGACCGCACCGGCCGGTCCTGCCGCGAGCAGGAGCACGGCCGCCAGCATCGAGGCCAGGATCCTCACGATTCCCCCCCTTTTATGCCCCCACGGGGCGCGGCATCGGACCTGCGGATGCTGGGATGGCCGGCGCCGTGCGCCAGGCTCAGTCGGCGTAGCCGATGCGGGCGCGGACAAATTCGCCCTTGATCGAAACCAGCGGCCGGTCGACGGCGCTGGCGGGGATGGTGCTGTCGACGACCGACATCCGGGCGTCGACCTGATAGCTGACCGGGGTGCCGCGGCGGAAGCCGAGGTCGAGATCGGCGGCGTCGGCCTGGATGCGGATCGCCTGGCCCGGATCGTTGGCGCGCAGCGTTGCCTGCAGCGCCCGGGCCGAGAGGTCGAGCGTCCGGGCCTGGCCGGCCAGCGACAGCTCGGCCGCCTGGACCTCGACCGCGACGGCGCCGAAACGGCCGCTCAGCGTGGCCGAGACCGCGGCCGGCCGCAGGGACAGGTCAGCGCCGGGCCGGAGGTTGAGCGACAGCGACGGCCGGCAGTCGCGCGGCCAGACCGAGGACTGCTCGCGGACATCGACGGTCAGGACGCGGCCCTCGACCCGCAGGGTCGCGGCGCAGTCCTCCGACCGCTGCAGCGTCGCCAGCAGCGGCCGGCCGGGATCGGTGGTGGCGGTGACGGACAGGCCGCCGCCGGTCACCACCACCGTGTCGACCCCGGAGAGATCGATCGGCGCCGCCAGCTCCGCCGCGGAGGGATCGGCGGTGCCCAGTCCCGCCAGGAAGGCCAAGGTCTGCAACGAACCCATCACGATCCCTCCTCAGACGGCCGGCGGCGCCGGCCTGGTTTCAGCGATGCATCGGGGTCAGCGGTACAGCGGCGTGCGGTTGGCGACGGCCATCCAGCCGCGGACGACGCGGTAGACGGTCCACAGCCACAGCAGGCCCAGGAGCGGCCAGCCGACCAGCACCCAGGTCAGGGCGCCGAACAGGAGGCCGAGCAGCAGGAACGCCCAGAAGGTGCGGATCGCCCAGGTGAGGTGGTCCCAGCCGACGGTGCCGCGGGCGTCGCCGCGCGCCAGATAGGCGATGACCACGCCGATCAGCATCGGCAGGGCGGTGAACAGCGAGACGGCGTAGATGGCATAGACGACATGGCCGACCGTGCTCAGGCTGCCGCGCGTGCCGCGCGGCGAGACGATGTCGTAGTCCGGTCGGTAGGAAGCGGCCATTTCTGGCTCCTTTCTTCAGGGTGGATCCGGAGATTCAACGACCTTCGAGGTCGCGAAAGTCCCGGTTCAGCTTGAACTCGCTGGAGGTGACGTAGCGCTCCATCCCCACCAGGCGCTGCTCCAGCTCGCGGAAGTTGTGGCGGATGGCGGAGAAGGTGTCGGCCGGCTGGACCGAGACCGAGCGCCAGAACACCTCCTCGTCCGGGCTGCGATACAAGAGCCTCGGCCGGCGCTTCAGGAACACCGCCGCCGCCAGATAGGCGATCAGGATGTGCGGGAAGAAGATGAACGCCAGGACGACGGTGCCGAAGCGGACCTTGCCGGGCGACACCCCGAAATAGGCGGCGATCCCGGCGCAGACGCCGAGGAACACCCCGTTGTCCGGATCGCGGTAGAGGC comes from the Inquilinus sp. Marseille-Q2685 genome and includes:
- a CDS encoding ABC transporter permease, coding for MDRTAAQPASPTADRRGSVWAGPVLDHIVWLILLAVLAAFSLTIPGFFQAGTFTGILQQSTFVGILAVGLSLVIIAGQMDLSIESVLALSAMTTALLLGTTGPGLGWAPDPPWLVVPVTLAGAILLGGLIGLVNAALVVRFKVNAFVVTLAAYVILFGAAVASSGNRAVSGLPAELRAVGAGTILDVPVPTWILVAVFVAFGLVLARTPFGRRLSMTGSRPGPAQDGAGRLVTIAFMLSGGLAAFAGWLLAAGTARVTPYLGVGMLFETFAAVVIGGVSLKGGAGRLSGVFAGVLLLSAIHAAIDIMGMPPLYLQVIQGALVLTAVLLDTLKASIRKRYP
- a CDS encoding DNA-binding transcriptional regulator, producing MTKRRGKAIDLADELVASLEQAVAIVKGDMAAGRVHEPVEIPDVDVRAARRRLGMSQPAFAAAFGVALPTLRKWEQRVRRPEGPARVLLRVIEREPDAVRRALAGHATSDPQG
- the otsA gene encoding alpha,alpha-trehalose-phosphate synthase (UDP-forming), which codes for MGRLIVVSNRIAPVEEGKAPQGGLAVAVLAALKETGGIWLGWSGKLVAEATAQPKLKRAGPLTYAMLDLTQADFDLYYNGHANSTLWPIFHYRIQLTHYSRAAEDGYRRVNGLFADALLPLLRPGDQIWVHDYQLIPLGRALRDRGVTAPIGFFLHTPFPTPEVLRTLPTYQALLQDLAAYDVVGLHTTRDRDALLAAWHRNWRETTDGRVEVDGRRIVVEAFPISIETEEIAADAPAAWNMRSAHRLRDSLVGRDLIIGVDRLDYSKGLPRRFEAFRTLLERWPDRRGRVSFMQIAPPTRSDVAEYQEIRHQLESLAGSINGEFADIDWVPLRYLNKSVPRKTLLGFYRSARVGLVTPMRDGMNLVAKEYVAAQDPEDPGVLVLSEFAGAAEELDAALIVNPFDVEGVAEALERALTMPVEERRERHAALMRVLRGNDIGHWRRRFLAALEGAAA
- a CDS encoding addiction module toxin RelE, translating into MHSVVETPIFTRRADALLSPEDRADLITILALTPRAGALIPGLGGIRKMRFAPLGRGKSGAFRVIYYLLDDDTPVLALLLYGKNEQINPSAEQRRVMLRLVEMLKDEARKRRGHGRIDR
- the otsB gene encoding trehalose-phosphatase, whose product is MAPQTIDSTAFADSISGMALFLDVDGCLIDLAERPEDVVVPPGLIGDLERLSARVGGALALVSGRAIADLDRLFAPLSLPAAGQHGLEWRATPAGPVERVPVDRAVLDRLASSLAGFAAAKPGLRVEPKGAAVAIHYRQAPALGPEVIAFADALLAGTPGWHALSGKMVVELKPDGVDKGAAVDRFLELSPFAGRRPLAAGDDVTDEDAFAAALRRGGIALQVGDREPTVANRRLPDPAAMRAWIARLAASR
- the pspC gene encoding envelope stress response membrane protein PspC; translation: MTDRFTESPNPHRLYRDPDNGVFLGVCAGIAAYFGVSPGKVRFGTVVLAFIFFPHILIAYLAAAVFLKRRPRLLYRSPDEEVFWRSVSVQPADTFSAIRHNFRELEQRLVGMERYVTSSEFKLNRDFRDLEGR